In one window of Henckelia pumila isolate YLH828 chromosome 1, ASM3356847v2, whole genome shotgun sequence DNA:
- the LOC140874396 gene encoding uncharacterized protein, translating into MRTAQSRQKSYANHRRRDLEFSVGDHVFIRVAPLKGVMRFGKKGKLAPRFVGPFEILDRVGTLAYRVALPPNLAGLHNVFHVSMLRKYISNHSHVHNLEPLQLSPHMTYEERPDRIMERQERRLRNKTIPMVKVKWLNHSDEEATWETEKNDNHK; encoded by the exons atgaggactgcacaGAGCAGGCAGAAGAGTTACGCCAATCataggaggagagacttggagttctcagTGGGTGATCATGTCTTTATCCGAGTAGCTCCTCTGAAAGGCGTGATGAGATTCGGGAAGAAGGGGAAACTAGCTCCGAGGTTCGTTGGACCTTTTGAGATTCTTGATAGAGTGGGGACGTTAGCCTATAGGGTGGCTTTGCCGCCTAATCTTGCTGGACTACACAACGTCTTCCACGTATCCATGCTaaggaagtacatctcgaatcATTCTCATGTGCACAAccttgagcctcttcagttatcGCCTCATATGACTTATGAAGAGAGACCCGACCGCATTATGGAGAGGCAGGAGAGGAGACTCCGTAACAAGACTATCCCGATGGTCAAGGTTAAGTGGTTGAATCATTcagatgaagaggccacttgggagacagag AAAAATGATAATCATAAATGA